A single region of the Solwaraspora sp. WMMD406 genome encodes:
- the ccrA gene encoding crotonyl-CoA carboxylase/reductase has product MTKDLYPLGEIPPVGEVPARMHAMVIRPERFGPPEKAMRPEVVETPRPGPGQVLVMVMAAGVNYNNVWAGQGQPVDVIAARTKLGDPTGFHIGGSDGAGVVWAIGAGVRHVAVGDHVILSPGQWDETAPDMRMYGDPGYSTSGLAWGYETNYGSFAQFCLVDDYQCHPKPTGLTWEMAACFLLTGATAYRQLCGWPPHVVTPGDPVLVWGGAGGLGSMAIQIVRRFGGRPVAVVSDESKYEYCLGLGAVGVVNRSHFDHWGRLPDVTDTAGYARWSRGARAFGQAVWEALGERVPPRIVFEHPGTDTMPTSLYLCAPSGMVVTCGGTSGYNGDIDLRFLWMRQKRLQGSHGANTRQFRAVVDLVAAGDIVPCLAGTASFAEIPWAHQLMYENRHPRGNQAVLVNAPTVGLRDLPAAAPAVG; this is encoded by the coding sequence TGGAGACGCCACGACCCGGTCCGGGCCAGGTGCTGGTGATGGTGATGGCGGCCGGTGTCAACTACAACAACGTCTGGGCGGGACAGGGCCAGCCGGTCGACGTGATCGCGGCCAGGACGAAGCTCGGCGATCCGACCGGCTTCCACATCGGTGGATCCGACGGTGCGGGAGTGGTGTGGGCGATCGGCGCGGGCGTCCGGCACGTCGCGGTGGGTGATCACGTGATCCTTTCCCCGGGACAGTGGGACGAGACCGCACCAGACATGCGCATGTACGGTGATCCGGGTTACAGCACGAGCGGCCTGGCCTGGGGCTACGAGACGAACTACGGATCGTTCGCCCAGTTCTGTCTGGTCGACGACTACCAGTGCCATCCCAAGCCAACGGGTCTGACCTGGGAAATGGCCGCCTGCTTCCTGCTGACCGGCGCTACGGCGTACCGCCAGTTGTGTGGTTGGCCCCCGCACGTCGTCACGCCTGGCGATCCGGTGCTGGTCTGGGGTGGCGCCGGCGGACTCGGGTCGATGGCGATCCAGATCGTACGACGGTTCGGCGGCCGGCCGGTCGCGGTGGTCTCCGACGAGTCGAAATACGAGTACTGCCTCGGACTCGGTGCGGTCGGTGTGGTCAACCGCAGCCACTTCGACCATTGGGGACGGCTGCCCGACGTGACCGACACCGCTGGGTATGCCCGCTGGTCGCGCGGGGCTCGTGCCTTCGGCCAGGCGGTGTGGGAGGCGCTGGGGGAGCGGGTGCCACCCAGGATCGTGTTCGAGCACCCGGGAACGGACACCATGCCGACCTCGCTGTACCTGTGTGCTCCGTCCGGGATGGTGGTGACCTGCGGCGGCACCTCGGGCTACAACGGCGACATCGACCTGCGTTTCCTGTGGATGCGGCAGAAACGTCTCCAGGGTTCCCACGGGGCGAACACCCGGCAGTTCCGGGCCGTCGTCGACCTCGTCGCCGCCGGGGACATCGTTCCCTGCCTGGCCGGTACGGCGTCGTTCGCCGAGATTCCCTGGGCGCATCAGTTGATGTACGAGAATCGCCATCCGCGAGGTAACCAGGCGGTTCTCGTCAACGCTCCGACGGTAGGTCTGCGGGACCTACCAGCAGCCGCTCCGGCGGTTGGCTGA
- a CDS encoding MbtH family protein has product MTTNPFDDEDGTFFVLINDEAQYSLWPTFADVPAGWTVVFGPDSRAASIEYVEEHWTDMRPRSLAEAMDGRQD; this is encoded by the coding sequence ATGACGACGAACCCCTTCGACGACGAGGACGGCACGTTCTTCGTGCTGATCAACGACGAGGCCCAGTACTCCCTGTGGCCCACCTTCGCCGACGTCCCGGCCGGCTGGACCGTGGTCTTCGGGCCGGACAGCCGCGCCGCCAGCATCGAATACGTGGAGGAGCACTGGACCGACATGCGTCCGCGCAGCCTGGCCGAGGCGATGGACGGCAGGCAGGACTGA
- a CDS encoding cytochrome P450, protein MDLADPGLYARGRPEPVWAALRARGPVYRNRRPDGTVFWAVLSHRHTVEVLSSPETFVSERGMRLDGDPAAVRAAAGKMMIISDPPRHERIRRLVNTAFTPRVVGRLRDTIRRTAAEIVADEVKAGGGDIAAAAARLPASVVADLLGVPRADWPYLLERTMVAFGAADDADASQDRRPAKIAQAHTELFVYFTDLLAQRRADPADDVLSALAHGEIDGRPLTEEEIILNCNGLISGGNETTRHAVLGGLLALTDHPDQWRRLRADPGLLATGVPEVLRYTSPAMHVLRTAVRDVDLGGARIAEGDQVACWLPAANRDEMVFHEPDAFDVARRPNRHLAFGHGPHFCLGSALATAELNAFFAELLDQVHEVEPVAPARRMASNLIWGFSALPVRLTPKEAG, encoded by the coding sequence GTGGACCTGGCGGATCCCGGGTTGTACGCGCGTGGTCGTCCGGAACCCGTCTGGGCGGCGCTGCGCGCCCGTGGCCCGGTGTACCGCAATCGACGTCCCGACGGCACCGTGTTCTGGGCGGTGTTGAGTCACCGACACACCGTCGAGGTGCTCTCGTCGCCGGAGACCTTCGTGTCCGAGCGAGGAATGCGCCTCGACGGTGACCCCGCCGCTGTCCGGGCGGCGGCCGGAAAGATGATGATCATCAGCGATCCACCTCGGCACGAACGCATCCGACGCCTGGTCAACACCGCGTTCACGCCCCGCGTGGTGGGGCGATTGCGGGACACGATACGGCGTACGGCGGCGGAGATCGTCGCGGACGAGGTGAAGGCAGGCGGCGGCGACATCGCCGCGGCGGCGGCACGGCTGCCGGCGTCCGTCGTCGCCGATCTGCTGGGGGTGCCCCGAGCGGACTGGCCGTACCTGCTCGAGCGGACGATGGTCGCCTTCGGCGCGGCCGACGACGCCGACGCGTCCCAGGACCGGCGGCCGGCGAAGATCGCGCAGGCGCACACCGAGTTGTTCGTTTACTTCACCGATCTCCTCGCGCAACGACGTGCGGACCCGGCCGACGACGTGCTGAGCGCGCTCGCCCACGGTGAGATCGACGGCCGGCCGCTCACCGAAGAGGAGATCATCCTCAACTGCAACGGACTGATCTCCGGCGGCAACGAGACCACCCGCCACGCCGTCCTCGGCGGGCTGCTGGCCTTGACCGACCATCCGGACCAGTGGCGGCGACTGCGAGCCGACCCGGGTCTGCTGGCCACCGGGGTGCCAGAGGTGCTGCGATACACGAGCCCGGCGATGCACGTCCTACGGACGGCGGTACGGGACGTCGATCTCGGTGGAGCGCGGATCGCCGAGGGCGACCAGGTCGCCTGCTGGCTGCCGGCGGCGAACCGCGACGAGATGGTCTTCCACGAACCGGACGCCTTCGACGTCGCTCGGCGCCCCAACCGGCACCTGGCGTTCGGCCACGGCCCCCACTTCTGCCTCGGATCCGCCCTGGCCACCGCCGAGCTGAACGCGTTCTTCGCCGAGCTGCTCGACCAGGTGCACGAGGTGGAACCAGTGGCCCCGGCCCGGCGGATGGCGTCGAACCTCATCTGGGGATTCTCGGCTCTGCCGGTACGACTCACGCCAAAGGAGGCCGGATGA
- a CDS encoding thioesterase domain-containing protein → MSGWLLRRPDRAAGSYLFCLPYSGVGASMYARWPRHIGPAQICPVQPPARENRIAEPHYGTYEALAESLAADLLPWLDRPYALFGHCSSALACYATALHLHRSGARPPVRLFVSSQVAPHDGPHGRFLTMTDGELAEELASLVRAMGGEPNAAYLDMWLDVLRADVAANRRYRLERPRRLPVAITVIGWSDDREVPTDLMDGWSSYSDQVRYVTLSGGHHSFLSAPLALRGELAADLKESVDAYR, encoded by the coding sequence ATGAGCGGCTGGTTGTTGCGCCGCCCGGACCGCGCGGCAGGCAGTTATCTGTTCTGCCTGCCGTACTCCGGAGTCGGCGCGTCCATGTACGCCCGGTGGCCGCGCCACATCGGTCCGGCCCAGATCTGTCCGGTGCAACCACCCGCGCGGGAGAACCGCATCGCCGAGCCGCACTACGGCACCTACGAGGCGTTGGCCGAGAGCCTGGCCGCCGATCTGCTGCCGTGGCTGGATCGTCCCTACGCGTTGTTCGGTCACTGCAGTTCCGCCCTGGCCTGCTACGCGACCGCGCTGCACCTGCACCGCAGCGGCGCGCGACCACCTGTCAGGTTGTTCGTGTCGTCGCAGGTCGCGCCGCACGACGGCCCGCATGGCCGGTTCCTGACGATGACCGACGGAGAGTTGGCCGAGGAGCTGGCCAGTCTGGTCCGCGCGATGGGCGGCGAGCCGAACGCCGCCTATCTGGACATGTGGCTGGACGTCCTGCGCGCGGACGTCGCGGCCAACCGGCGGTACCGGCTCGAACGTCCACGACGACTGCCCGTGGCGATCACCGTGATCGGTTGGAGCGACGACCGCGAGGTCCCCACCGACCTGATGGACGGGTGGAGCAGCTACTCCGACCAGGTTCGGTACGTGACGCTCAGCGGCGGGCATCACAGCTTCCTGTCCGCACCCCTGGCCCTGCGGGGAGAGCTGGCGGCCGACCTGAAGGAGAGCGTGGATGCGTACCGTTGA
- a CDS encoding non-ribosomal peptide synthetase codes for MRTVDQLVAAQADLRPDAVAVDGPGRPPVTYASLDTQAGRVAAGLAARGIGPGDTVALTASRQVSTIVALLGILRAGAAYLALDAQLPAEQRERIRRDAGATVSLDDAACVELCGHDPGPTAGRRSAAHPSGTAYVAYTSGSTGRPKGVRIPHRAVWRLVHRPTYVQVGPGDAVLHAAPLAFDASTFEIWAPLAAGARIVLPPAGALSLADLAQVIREHRVTIAWFTAGVFHQMVDTQIEALAGLRYLLAGGDVLSAAHTDRVLAELPGVRLVNGYGPTENTTFTCCHRVTDPVGTGPVPIGPPIDGTTTYILDGRLRPVPDGHIGELYTGGEGVATGYARRPGATARRFLADPFARSAGARMYRTGDLARRRPDGTLEFHGRVDRQVKISGFRVEPEAVEAALVAADGVRDAAVVATPSVTGTRRLIAFVVLDPILPASLLALRRTLREQMPAYAVPSSLVPVDRLPLTGNGKVDRAALVARPVCQERNVTAPYVAPRTPVEEALATLWMDLLEVSSVGVDDDFYELGGYSLVSMQITNEVADSFGVAVAPRSFYENPTVAGLARLVERASTVVERGSTVAERGSTVVERGSIPAERT; via the coding sequence ATGCGTACCGTTGATCAACTCGTCGCGGCACAGGCGGACCTGCGCCCGGACGCGGTCGCGGTCGACGGTCCCGGTCGTCCGCCGGTGACGTACGCGTCCCTCGACACACAGGCCGGTCGGGTCGCGGCGGGGCTGGCCGCGCGGGGAATCGGCCCGGGTGACACGGTCGCGCTGACCGCGTCCCGGCAGGTGTCGACGATCGTCGCGCTGCTCGGGATTCTACGGGCGGGCGCGGCCTACCTGGCCCTCGACGCACAGCTGCCAGCCGAGCAGCGGGAGCGGATCCGCCGGGACGCCGGGGCGACGGTGTCGCTCGACGACGCCGCCTGCGTCGAGCTGTGCGGCCACGATCCCGGACCGACGGCCGGCCGGCGGAGCGCGGCCCACCCCAGCGGTACGGCGTACGTCGCCTACACCTCCGGCAGCACGGGTCGACCCAAGGGCGTCCGGATCCCGCATCGGGCGGTCTGGCGGCTGGTTCATCGACCCACCTACGTCCAGGTGGGGCCCGGCGACGCGGTGCTGCACGCCGCACCGCTCGCCTTCGACGCGTCGACCTTCGAGATCTGGGCACCGCTGGCCGCCGGCGCGCGGATCGTGCTGCCGCCCGCCGGAGCCCTGTCGCTGGCCGACCTCGCCCAGGTCATCCGGGAACACCGGGTGACCATCGCCTGGTTCACCGCCGGGGTGTTTCACCAGATGGTCGACACGCAGATCGAGGCACTGGCCGGTCTGCGGTATCTGTTGGCCGGCGGCGACGTGCTCTCCGCCGCACACACGGACCGGGTCCTGGCCGAGCTGCCCGGCGTACGGTTGGTCAACGGCTACGGTCCCACCGAGAACACCACGTTCACCTGTTGCCATCGGGTCACGGATCCGGTCGGGACCGGCCCCGTACCGATCGGTCCGCCCATCGACGGAACCACCACGTACATCCTGGACGGCCGGCTGCGGCCGGTGCCGGACGGCCACATCGGAGAGCTGTACACCGGCGGCGAGGGGGTGGCGACCGGTTACGCCCGACGGCCGGGAGCCACCGCGCGGCGCTTCCTCGCGGATCCGTTCGCCCGGTCCGCCGGGGCGCGGATGTACCGGACCGGGGATCTCGCGCGTCGCCGTCCCGACGGGACGCTGGAGTTCCACGGTCGGGTCGACCGACAGGTCAAGATCAGCGGCTTTCGGGTCGAGCCCGAGGCGGTCGAGGCGGCGCTCGTGGCGGCGGACGGCGTCCGCGACGCGGCCGTGGTCGCCACGCCGTCGGTCACCGGCACCCGTCGCCTGATCGCTTTCGTGGTGCTCGATCCGATCCTGCCGGCGTCGCTGTTGGCGCTGCGGCGCACTCTGCGGGAGCAGATGCCGGCGTACGCGGTGCCGTCGTCGCTGGTCCCGGTCGACCGCCTGCCGCTCACCGGCAACGGCAAGGTCGACCGGGCGGCGCTCGTCGCTCGTCCGGTGTGTCAGGAGCGCAACGTCACCGCGCCCTACGTCGCGCCCCGGACCCCGGTGGAGGAGGCGCTCGCCACGCTCTGGATGGATCTGCTGGAGGTCTCGTCGGTCGGTGTCGACGACGACTTCTACGAACTCGGTGGGTACTCGCTGGTGAGCATGCAGATCACCAACGAGGTGGCGGACAGTTTCGGGGTCGCCGTGGCTCCCCGGTCCTTCTACGAGAACCCGACGGTGGCCGGACTCGCCCGACTCGTCGAGCGGGCAAGCACCGTCGTCGAGCGGGGAAGCACCGTCGCGGAGCGGGGAAGCACCGTCGTCGAGCGGGGAAGCATCCCGGCGGAGCGGACATGA
- a CDS encoding cytochrome P450, with product MRITRPAGDDHVDIDKVDLFDPGWYADGDPHPVWHWLRVNAPAHRQTLPDGRRFWSVTRHADACRVLRDHETFTSERGTLLCALDRGDPAGGKMMAATDPPRHALLREPLNHALSARALAQRSEMLRSAVRTALDPARDGGVWDLAAAAARLPMAFTGTLMGLPEQDWPDLIRWTWAAIAPDDPDFGTGDPDTTLATSHHALFGYFRDRIRHRDPARDDLVGTLLGIRLDGRELRLDEAVYNCYSLLLGANVTTPHVISASAAAFVADPDAYRRLVDDPGLVDRTVEEALRWSSPANHFMRYAIRDTTVAGRRISAGEAVAVWLGSANRDASVFVDPYRFDVTRSPNRHIAFGYGPHFCVGAPLARIVLRMVFAEMRRVVTNFELAGPVRHLRSNFVAGITRLPVRTSLAGGDGR from the coding sequence ATGAGAATCACGCGACCAGCCGGCGACGACCATGTCGACATCGACAAGGTGGACCTGTTCGACCCCGGCTGGTACGCCGACGGCGACCCGCACCCGGTCTGGCACTGGTTGCGGGTGAACGCTCCGGCGCACCGGCAGACCCTGCCCGACGGACGGCGGTTCTGGTCGGTGACCCGGCACGCCGACGCCTGCCGGGTCCTGCGGGACCACGAGACGTTCACCTCGGAACGCGGCACGCTGCTGTGCGCACTGGACCGGGGCGACCCGGCCGGCGGCAAGATGATGGCCGCGACCGACCCCCCTCGGCACGCGCTGCTGCGGGAGCCGCTCAACCATGCCCTGTCAGCTCGCGCTTTGGCGCAACGGTCCGAGATGCTCCGGTCGGCGGTCCGTACCGCGCTCGATCCGGCCCGCGACGGGGGAGTGTGGGACCTGGCGGCGGCTGCGGCGCGGCTGCCGATGGCGTTCACCGGCACGCTCATGGGGCTGCCGGAGCAGGACTGGCCGGATCTGATCCGATGGACCTGGGCCGCGATCGCCCCCGACGATCCGGACTTCGGCACCGGTGATCCGGACACCACGCTGGCGACGAGCCACCACGCGCTGTTCGGATACTTCCGCGATCGGATCCGCCACCGCGATCCGGCCCGTGACGATCTCGTCGGCACGCTGCTGGGCATCCGCCTCGACGGCCGGGAACTGCGCCTCGACGAAGCCGTCTACAACTGTTACAGCCTGCTGCTGGGTGCCAACGTCACGACGCCGCACGTGATCTCGGCGAGCGCGGCGGCGTTCGTCGCCGACCCGGACGCCTACCGGCGGCTGGTCGACGACCCGGGACTCGTGGACCGTACGGTGGAGGAGGCGCTGCGCTGGTCCTCGCCGGCGAACCACTTCATGCGCTACGCGATCCGGGACACCACGGTTGCCGGGCGGCGGATTTCCGCCGGCGAGGCGGTCGCGGTGTGGCTGGGTTCGGCCAACCGGGACGCGTCGGTCTTCGTCGATCCGTACCGGTTCGACGTGACGCGCTCGCCGAACCGGCACATCGCCTTCGGGTACGGTCCCCATTTCTGCGTCGGGGCTCCACTGGCCAGGATCGTGCTGCGGATGGTGTTCGCCGAGATGCGTCGGGTCGTCACCAATTTCGAACTGGCCGGTCCGGTACGGCATCTGCGGTCGAACTTCGTCGCCGGGATCACGCGTCTGCCGGTGCGGACGAGTCTCGCGGGTGGTGACGGCAGATGA
- a CDS encoding class I SAM-dependent methyltransferase translates to MINYLQITPDLLTYVRECSAPESDALRGLRERTAALPEAMMQVPPEQGRLLTLLTLLTGARRVLEIGVFTGYSTLCLATGVPADGTVLGIERNQQWLDIARPFWDRAGVGDRIETVTGEAEQVLDAMTDPFDLIFIDADKERYDHYYEAALRLARPGALVIVDNTLHFGRVVDPEAPTDDPEYERMRPQYRALDRLNRKIAVDPRVDCGMVPAFDGLTLCRVRESGDQGGVIDGAWPEPKRQPSTVPTAGL, encoded by the coding sequence ATGATCAACTACCTCCAGATCACTCCTGATCTGCTGACGTACGTTCGGGAATGCTCCGCTCCGGAGAGCGACGCGCTTCGCGGCCTGCGCGAACGGACCGCCGCCCTTCCGGAGGCGATGATGCAGGTGCCGCCGGAACAGGGTCGGCTGCTGACCCTGCTGACCCTGTTGACCGGCGCCCGACGGGTGCTCGAGATCGGGGTCTTCACCGGTTACAGCACGCTGTGCCTGGCTACCGGCGTTCCCGCCGACGGCACCGTGCTGGGGATCGAACGCAACCAGCAGTGGCTCGACATCGCCCGCCCCTTCTGGGACCGTGCGGGTGTCGGCGATCGGATCGAAACGGTCACGGGCGAGGCCGAGCAGGTTCTCGACGCGATGACGGATCCGTTCGACCTGATCTTCATCGATGCCGACAAGGAACGGTACGACCACTACTACGAGGCCGCGTTGCGGCTGGCCAGGCCGGGCGCGCTCGTCATCGTCGACAACACTCTCCATTTCGGACGTGTGGTCGATCCGGAGGCGCCCACCGACGATCCCGAGTACGAGCGGATGCGACCGCAGTACCGCGCTCTCGACCGCCTGAACCGCAAGATCGCGGTGGACCCCCGCGTGGACTGCGGCATGGTGCCCGCCTTCGACGGTCTCACCTTGTGCCGGGTACGCGAGTCGGGTGATCAGGGCGGGGTGATCGACGGCGCCTGGCCGGAGCCGAAGCGCCAGCCCTCGACGGTGCCGACGGCCGGGTTGTAG
- a CDS encoding prenyltransferase/squalene oxidase repeat-containing protein has protein sequence MAVHRHRDRFRLVTTVVLTVLALTVTAAVPAAATPPQTHHRVDAAAGWLARQMVDGERFEVVFGGVAYPDQGLTIDAIFTFAAAKEADTYATNATAWLAEPAVITGYIGDGTEAYAGATAKLALGVQVRGLDPTSFGGVDLFARLTGLMAPSGRFSDQSAFGDYSNMFSQSFAVIALDRAGGAPAQAVSFLADSQCPDGGFPLQFAQATCSSDVDATAMAVQALVAAGEWHEAQTAAQWLISVQATDGSFSAGGVANANSTGLAAQALAASGRLLAWWQARQFLLGLQVDCAGSAADRGAIAYTTSGFDPTTAPRATAQAVPGLAAASLVTLSANGSRPDAPTLACG, from the coding sequence ATGGCCGTTCACCGCCACCGCGACCGTTTCCGACTCGTCACCACCGTTGTGCTCACCGTACTGGCGCTGACCGTGACCGCGGCCGTGCCGGCCGCCGCCACCCCACCGCAGACCCACCACCGCGTCGACGCGGCCGCCGGCTGGCTCGCCCGGCAGATGGTCGACGGGGAGCGCTTCGAAGTCGTCTTCGGCGGCGTCGCCTACCCCGATCAGGGCCTCACCATTGACGCGATCTTCACCTTCGCCGCCGCGAAGGAGGCCGACACCTACGCGACCAACGCCACCGCCTGGCTCGCCGAACCGGCGGTGATCACCGGGTACATCGGGGACGGCACGGAGGCGTACGCGGGCGCCACCGCCAAGCTCGCGCTCGGTGTGCAGGTCCGCGGCCTCGATCCGACGTCGTTCGGCGGTGTCGACCTGTTCGCCCGGCTCACCGGACTGATGGCACCCTCGGGCCGGTTCTCCGACCAGTCCGCGTTCGGCGACTACAGCAACATGTTCAGCCAGTCGTTCGCCGTCATCGCCCTGGACCGGGCCGGTGGCGCACCAGCACAGGCCGTGTCGTTCCTGGCCGACAGCCAGTGCCCGGACGGCGGGTTCCCGCTCCAGTTCGCCCAGGCCACCTGCAGCAGCGACGTCGACGCCACCGCGATGGCCGTTCAGGCACTGGTGGCGGCCGGCGAGTGGCACGAGGCCCAGACAGCGGCACAGTGGTTGATCTCCGTACAGGCCACCGACGGGTCCTTCAGCGCCGGCGGCGTGGCCAACGCCAACAGCACCGGCCTGGCCGCCCAGGCGCTGGCGGCGTCCGGACGGCTGCTGGCCTGGTGGCAGGCCCGCCAGTTCCTGCTCGGCCTGCAGGTCGACTGCGCCGGAAGCGCTGCCGACCGGGGGGCGATCGCCTACACCACCTCCGGGTTCGACCCCACCACCGCGCCCCGGGCCACCGCCCAGGCCGTACCCGGACTGGCCGCCGCCAGCCTCGTCACCCTGTCGGCCAACGGTTCCCGACCGGACGCACCGACCCTGGCCTGCGGCTAG
- a CDS encoding prenyltransferase/squalene oxidase repeat-containing protein, whose protein sequence is MVRGSLSRILPALAALALIAAGTGVGLMSSAGPALRWAALPAAANPDAAQAGSRWLAGQLVDGGLPGFVGTDWGLTIDALFALRAAGAEPEAAVAVTEALAVDADGYAAIRTETGDFVTGGSTAKVLLAAVVTGADPTDFGGYDWRQRTLDLIYGADQGAKAGWLYDVNLDTTAGSNLFGQSLAVTGLARSGGVPQPMVDFLLRQQCPGGGFRLYPGAAGTSCAADPATEQNMEVDATAMAVQALLAAADAGASGTSEPVAAATSWLLSVQAADGSFSGSGFTAYPNTNSTGLAGQALAAAGESAAAGRAAAFVAAQQITAGNAGAASAHVGAIAYTPDALVAAAANGIGEFELDQWRRASAQAVLGLAQVPFGQIGSGTPTPTATPTTSPSPTADPTTSPTPTTSPTASPTGSPSGTPTPSTSPTAPSPTTTAGPTTAPATTAPPTGGRLPTTGSPIAAYGLVGGMTVLAGVGLILASRRRKARP, encoded by the coding sequence ATGGTTCGTGGCTCCCTCAGCCGGATCCTGCCGGCCCTCGCCGCCTTGGCCTTGATCGCGGCCGGCACCGGGGTCGGCCTCATGTCGTCCGCCGGACCCGCCCTGCGATGGGCTGCCCTACCGGCGGCGGCCAACCCAGACGCCGCCCAGGCCGGCTCCCGCTGGCTGGCGGGTCAGCTCGTCGACGGCGGCCTACCCGGCTTCGTCGGCACCGACTGGGGGCTGACCATCGACGCGCTGTTCGCGTTGCGGGCCGCCGGCGCCGAACCCGAGGCGGCCGTGGCCGTCACCGAGGCACTCGCCGTCGACGCCGACGGCTACGCCGCGATCCGCACGGAGACGGGCGATTTCGTGACCGGCGGTTCGACGGCGAAGGTTCTTCTCGCGGCTGTCGTCACCGGCGCCGACCCCACCGACTTCGGCGGGTACGACTGGCGTCAGCGCACCCTGGACTTGATCTACGGCGCTGACCAGGGCGCCAAGGCAGGGTGGCTGTACGACGTCAACCTCGACACCACCGCCGGGTCGAACCTGTTCGGCCAGTCGTTGGCGGTGACCGGGCTGGCCCGATCCGGCGGCGTACCGCAGCCGATGGTCGATTTCCTACTCAGGCAGCAGTGTCCCGGCGGCGGGTTCCGGCTCTACCCGGGCGCCGCCGGCACCTCCTGCGCGGCGGATCCGGCGACCGAGCAGAACATGGAGGTCGATGCTACGGCGATGGCGGTCCAGGCGCTGCTCGCGGCCGCCGACGCCGGAGCCAGTGGCACCAGCGAACCGGTGGCCGCCGCCACGTCGTGGTTGCTGTCGGTGCAGGCCGCCGACGGCTCCTTCAGCGGTTCCGGGTTCACCGCCTATCCCAACACCAACAGCACCGGTCTGGCCGGGCAGGCCCTGGCGGCGGCCGGTGAGTCCGCCGCCGCCGGTCGGGCCGCCGCGTTCGTCGCCGCACAGCAGATCACCGCCGGCAACGCCGGGGCCGCCTCGGCCCACGTCGGCGCGATCGCGTACACGCCGGACGCACTCGTCGCGGCCGCCGCGAACGGCATCGGCGAGTTCGAACTGGACCAGTGGCGCCGGGCCAGTGCCCAGGCCGTCCTCGGCCTGGCGCAGGTGCCGTTCGGACAGATCGGCTCCGGCACCCCGACCCCGACGGCTACTCCGACCACGTCACCGTCACCGACAGCGGACCCGACCACGTCGCCGACGCCGACGACGTCACCGACAGCGTCACCCACCGGATCGCCGAGCGGCACCCCGACTCCGAGTACCAGCCCCACGGCACCGTCGCCGACGACCACCGCCGGCCCGACCACGGCACCGGCGACGACCGCGCCGCCCACCGGTGGGCGACTTCCCACCACCGGTTCCCCGATCGCGGCGTACGGCCTCGTCGGCGGCATGACGGTCCTCGCCGGAGTCGGTCTGATCCTGGCGTCCCGCCGCCGCAAGGCCCGGCCGTGA